A region from the Mycolicibacterium litorale genome encodes:
- the glmS gene encoding glutamine--fructose-6-phosphate transaminase (isomerizing), giving the protein MCGIVGYVGPRPACAIVVDALHRMEYRGYDSAGIALLDGHGGMTVHRRAGRLANLGEILDCAAPETLSGCSGLGHTRWATHGRPTDRNAHPHRDADGKIVVVHNGIIENYAPLRSELEAEGVEFASDTDTEVAVHLVGRQYRYGDTAGDFAASVLAVLRRLEGHFTLVFANADEPGTIVAARRSTPLVLGIGDGEMFVSSDVAAFIEHTRHAVELGQDQAVVVTADGYTVSDFHGDEDVEYREFHIDWDLSAAEKGGYEYFMLKEIAEQPAAVSDTLLGHFVDGRIVLDEQRLSDQELRDIDKVFVVACGTAYHSGLLAKYAIEHWTRLPVEAELASEFRYRDPVLDRSTLVVAISQSGETADTLEAVRHAKKQKAKVLAICNTNGSQIPREADAVLYTRAGPEIGVAATKTFLAQIAANYLVGLALAQARGTKYPDEVSREYRELEAMPNLVAQVLKQLNPMVELARRFADKPTILFLGRHVGYPVALEGALKLKELAYMHAEGFAAGELKHGPIALIDEDLPVIVVMPSPKGASMLHAKLLSNIREIQARGAVTIVIAEEGDDTVRPYADHIFEIPATTTLFQPLLSTIPLQVFAAEVARARGYDVDKPRNLAKSVTVE; this is encoded by the coding sequence ATGTGTGGAATCGTCGGCTATGTCGGGCCCCGTCCCGCCTGCGCCATCGTGGTCGACGCGCTGCACCGGATGGAGTACCGCGGCTACGACTCGGCGGGTATCGCTCTGCTCGACGGACACGGCGGTATGACCGTGCACCGGCGTGCCGGCCGGTTGGCCAATCTGGGCGAGATCCTCGACTGCGCCGCACCGGAGACGCTGTCCGGATGTAGCGGCCTCGGCCACACCCGATGGGCCACGCACGGCCGGCCCACTGACCGTAACGCCCACCCCCACCGCGACGCCGACGGCAAGATCGTCGTCGTCCACAACGGCATCATCGAGAACTACGCCCCGCTGCGGAGCGAGCTCGAGGCCGAGGGCGTCGAATTCGCCAGCGACACCGACACCGAGGTGGCCGTCCACCTGGTCGGCCGCCAGTACCGCTACGGCGACACCGCGGGCGACTTCGCCGCGTCGGTGCTGGCCGTGCTGCGGCGGCTGGAGGGGCACTTCACGCTGGTGTTCGCCAACGCCGACGAACCGGGCACGATCGTCGCCGCGCGCCGCTCCACCCCGTTGGTGCTGGGCATCGGTGACGGCGAGATGTTCGTCAGCTCCGATGTCGCGGCGTTCATCGAGCACACCCGCCACGCCGTCGAACTCGGCCAGGACCAGGCCGTCGTGGTGACCGCCGACGGATACACCGTCAGCGATTTCCACGGCGATGAGGACGTCGAGTACCGAGAGTTCCACATCGACTGGGACCTGTCGGCCGCCGAGAAGGGCGGCTACGAGTACTTCATGCTCAAGGAGATCGCCGAGCAGCCCGCCGCAGTGTCCGACACCCTGCTCGGGCATTTCGTCGACGGCCGCATCGTGCTCGACGAGCAGCGGCTGAGCGATCAGGAGCTGCGCGACATCGACAAGGTGTTCGTGGTGGCGTGCGGTACGGCATACCACTCGGGGCTCCTGGCCAAGTACGCGATCGAGCACTGGACGCGGCTACCGGTGGAGGCCGAACTGGCCAGTGAGTTCCGCTACCGCGACCCGGTACTGGACCGCAGCACGCTGGTGGTGGCGATCTCGCAGTCCGGCGAGACCGCCGACACCCTCGAGGCGGTGCGGCACGCCAAGAAGCAGAAGGCCAAGGTGCTGGCGATCTGCAACACCAACGGCAGCCAGATCCCGCGCGAGGCCGACGCCGTGCTGTACACGCGTGCCGGACCGGAGATCGGGGTTGCGGCCACCAAGACGTTCCTCGCCCAGATCGCGGCGAACTATCTGGTCGGGCTGGCGCTGGCGCAGGCGCGCGGCACCAAGTACCCCGACGAGGTGTCGCGGGAGTACCGGGAGCTCGAGGCGATGCCGAACCTGGTCGCCCAGGTGCTCAAACAGCTCAACCCGATGGTGGAGCTGGCACGGCGTTTCGCCGACAAACCGACGATCCTGTTCCTCGGCCGGCACGTCGGTTATCCGGTCGCGCTCGAGGGTGCGCTCAAGCTCAAGGAGCTGGCCTACATGCACGCCGAGGGCTTCGCCGCCGGTGAGCTCAAGCACGGGCCGATCGCACTGATCGACGAGGACCTGCCGGTGATCGTCGTCATGCCCTCGCCCAAGGGTGCGTCGATGCTGCACGCCAAGCTGCTGTCGAACATCCGCGAGATCCAGGCCCGTGGCGCGGTGACGATCGTGATCGCCGAAGAGGGCGACGACACCGTCCGGCCGTACGCCGACCACATCTTCGAGATCCCGGCGACCACGACGCTGTTCCAGCCGTTGCTCTCGACGATCCCGCTGCAGGTGTTCGCCGCCGAGGTCGCGCGGGCGCGGGGCTACGACGTCGACAAGCCGCGCAACCTGGCCAAGTCCGTCACCGTCGAGTAG
- a CDS encoding alpha/beta fold hydrolase, producing MADGVGHFRGDEAFAHFEAVYRDGMATLPPFDARFDVPTSFGTVRAYRFPGPGPATPVLLLPGRNAPTPMYRSNLPSLLARRTVYTVDLLGEPGMSVQTVPITDADDQARWLDEALVGLRLDRVHVLGTSIGGWAAVNLAVRRPGRVASLVLLDPVMTFDGIPPKILLASLALTVPGVPGVIRRRVLSWVSGGADVSGLVMEARLIDAGTTDFVLEIPAPQRITESQLRSLDIPVLALLAGRSVMLHADRAADRARKTLRHGEIEVWAQASHSISGEYPEEIAERAHRFWDRVDG from the coding sequence GTGGCCGACGGCGTCGGTCACTTCCGCGGCGACGAGGCGTTCGCGCACTTCGAGGCGGTGTACCGCGACGGGATGGCGACGCTGCCGCCGTTCGACGCACGGTTCGACGTGCCGACCTCCTTCGGCACGGTGCGGGCCTACCGGTTCCCGGGTCCGGGGCCGGCAACACCGGTGCTGCTGTTGCCCGGTCGCAACGCGCCGACCCCGATGTACCGGTCCAATCTGCCGTCGCTGCTCGCCCGCCGCACGGTCTACACCGTCGACCTGCTGGGTGAGCCCGGCATGTCGGTGCAGACCGTGCCGATCACCGACGCCGACGATCAGGCGCGGTGGCTCGACGAGGCGCTGGTCGGGCTTCGGCTCGACCGGGTGCACGTGCTGGGGACGTCGATCGGGGGCTGGGCGGCGGTGAACCTCGCGGTCCGCCGGCCCGGTCGGGTGGCGTCGCTGGTGCTGCTCGACCCGGTGATGACCTTCGACGGGATTCCGCCGAAGATCCTGCTGGCCTCACTGGCGCTGACCGTGCCCGGTGTGCCCGGCGTGATCCGCCGCCGCGTGCTCAGCTGGGTCTCCGGCGGCGCCGACGTCAGCGGGCTGGTCATGGAGGCCCGGCTGATCGACGCGGGTACCACGGACTTCGTCTTGGAAATTCCTGCGCCGCAACGCATCACCGAGAGCCAGCTGCGGTCGCTCGACATTCCGGTGCTCGCGCTGCTGGCCGGGCGCAGCGTGATGCTGCACGCCGACCGTGCCGCGGATCGGGCCCGAAAAACCCTGCGCCACGGCGAGATCGAAGTGTGGGCGCAGGCGTCGCACTCGATCAGCGGTGAGTATCCCGAGGAGATCGCCGAACGCGCGCACCGCTTCTGGGACCGCGTCGACGGCTAA
- a CDS encoding SRPBCC family protein, with protein sequence MTEDVTVRVQRVMPAPPDEVFDEWLDPEALTDWMCPHPTRVVDVELEPRVGGRVRFDVDDVGERVLITGQFLAIDRPHLLRFTWSNSDWPDPTTVSVVEVTFAPVDDERTLMSIEHTMLPPTEFENFHSGWTLTVDQLVEALSR encoded by the coding sequence ATGACCGAGGACGTGACCGTCAGGGTGCAGCGTGTCATGCCCGCCCCGCCCGACGAGGTGTTCGACGAATGGCTCGACCCCGAGGCGCTGACCGACTGGATGTGCCCGCACCCCACCCGGGTCGTCGACGTCGAACTCGAACCCCGCGTCGGGGGCCGCGTGCGTTTCGACGTGGACGACGTGGGCGAGCGCGTGCTGATCACAGGGCAGTTCCTCGCGATCGACCGACCACACCTTTTGCGCTTCACGTGGAGCAATTCGGACTGGCCGGATCCCACCACCGTCAGCGTCGTCGAGGTGACGTTCGCTCCCGTCGACGACGAGCGGACGCTCATGTCGATCGAGCACACCATGCTGCCCCCCACCGAATTCGAGAACTTCCACAGCGGGTGGACCCTCACCGTCGACCAGCTGGTCGAGGCGCTGTCCCGTTAG
- a CDS encoding ArsR/SmtB family transcription factor yields MVEDQVLDRAYAALADPTRRRLLETLRDGDARITDLAAPLPMTFAGVSRHIGVLESAGLVTREVRGREHWLSLRPDGLTLAARWMDEQTEFWSTRADRLAERLRRKRGQR; encoded by the coding sequence ATGGTTGAAGATCAGGTGCTGGACCGCGCATACGCCGCCCTCGCCGATCCCACGCGCCGCCGCCTGCTGGAGACGCTGCGCGACGGTGACGCGCGCATCACCGACCTTGCCGCGCCGCTGCCCATGACGTTCGCCGGCGTCTCGCGGCACATCGGCGTGCTGGAGTCCGCGGGGCTGGTCACCCGCGAGGTACGCGGCCGCGAACACTGGCTGTCCCTGCGGCCGGACGGCCTGACCCTGGCCGCACGGTGGATGGACGAGCAGACCGAGTTCTGGTCCACGCGGGCCGACCGGCTGGCGGAGCGACTGCGCCGCAAGCGGGGTCAGCGATGA
- a CDS encoding DUF899 domain-containing protein codes for MKTPPIVSAREWQDAHREMLVKEKEMTRARDALAAMRRRMPWMAVEKSYAFEGPDGPATLRDLFDGRRQLIVYRAFVEPGVHGWPDHGCVGCSLMADHIGNLAHLNARDTTLVYASRASQADLERIKARMGWDIPWYTITDDFDADFGCDQWHGTNAFIRDGDRVFRTYFVNDRGDEAFVNTWTFLDMTALGRQETWEDSPQGYPQDPPYEWWCWHDEYGQREPSRWFGDPDPNDPDDPRPPRAAEERGCCADH; via the coding sequence ATGAAGACACCACCGATCGTGTCGGCGCGGGAATGGCAGGACGCGCACCGGGAGATGCTGGTCAAGGAGAAGGAGATGACGCGGGCGCGGGACGCGTTGGCCGCGATGCGCAGGCGGATGCCGTGGATGGCGGTGGAGAAGTCCTACGCCTTCGAGGGACCGGACGGTCCGGCCACGCTACGGGATCTGTTCGACGGCCGCAGACAGCTGATCGTCTACCGCGCCTTCGTCGAACCGGGTGTGCACGGCTGGCCCGACCACGGATGCGTGGGCTGCTCGCTGATGGCCGACCACATCGGCAACCTCGCCCATCTCAACGCGCGTGACACCACGCTGGTGTACGCCTCGCGGGCGTCGCAGGCCGACCTGGAGCGGATCAAGGCGCGGATGGGCTGGGACATCCCCTGGTACACCATCACCGACGACTTCGACGCCGACTTCGGGTGCGACCAGTGGCACGGCACGAACGCGTTCATCCGCGACGGTGACCGGGTGTTCCGCACGTACTTCGTCAACGACCGCGGCGACGAGGCGTTCGTCAACACCTGGACGTTCCTCGACATGACGGCGCTCGGCCGCCAGGAGACGTGGGAGGACTCACCGCAGGGCTACCCCCAGGATCCGCCGTACGAATGGTGGTGCTGGCACGACGAGTACGGACAACGCGAGCCCTCACGGTGGTTCGGCGACCCGGATCCGAATGACCCCGACGACCCCCGGCCGCCTCGTGCAGCCGAGGAGCGGGGTTGCTGTGCCGACCACTGA
- a CDS encoding maleylpyruvate isomerase family mycothiol-dependent enzyme, whose translation MPTTEAEHSARLYRECQERTAQVVSGLDEVGWGTAVPTCPGWSVRDVVAHLVAVAQEWCDGRLAGVPTDEHTAAQVARFRDVGTADLLAAWQEATARLGESATRRGLVAPVGDVVSHEHDIRGALGRPGARDSAAVRYVCDQLLDMLEPPVALRVIVEDGEHRSGPTLHDHELRLRTSRFDVLRWRTGRRSRRQLAAMDWSGDPGPVLDTLCLFGPAATDIVE comes from the coding sequence GTGCCGACCACTGAGGCGGAGCACAGCGCGCGGCTGTACCGGGAGTGTCAGGAGCGGACCGCGCAGGTCGTGTCGGGACTCGACGAGGTCGGGTGGGGCACCGCGGTGCCGACGTGCCCGGGATGGTCGGTGCGCGACGTGGTGGCACACCTCGTGGCGGTCGCGCAGGAATGGTGCGACGGGCGGCTGGCCGGAGTGCCGACCGACGAGCACACAGCCGCGCAGGTCGCTCGCTTCCGTGACGTCGGCACCGCAGACCTGCTGGCCGCGTGGCAGGAGGCGACGGCGCGGCTCGGCGAATCGGCCACCCGCCGGGGGCTGGTCGCGCCGGTCGGCGACGTCGTCAGCCACGAGCACGACATCCGCGGGGCGCTCGGCCGCCCGGGAGCGCGTGACTCCGCGGCCGTGCGGTACGTCTGCGACCAACTGCTCGACATGCTGGAGCCACCCGTCGCACTGCGGGTGATCGTCGAGGACGGCGAGCACCGCAGCGGCCCGACACTCCACGATCACGAACTGCGCCTTCGGACTTCGCGATTCGACGTCCTTCGCTGGCGGACGGGGCGTCGCAGTCGGCGTCAACTGGCGGCGATGGACTGGTCGGGCGACCCCGGTCCGGTCCTCGACACGTTGTGTCTGTTCGGACCCGCCGCCACCGACATCGTCGAGTAA
- a CDS encoding NAD(P)H-hydrate dehydratase, which produces MRHYYSAEAIRDAEAPLLQRLPDGALMRRAAFGLATAIARELTARTGGVAGRTVCAVVGSGDNGGDALWAATFLRRRGASATAVLLDPHRAHPKALAAFRATGGRVVQKVPDATDLVIDGIVGISGSGALRPAAAEVFAAVEDAGIPVVAVDIPSGIDVQTGAADGPHVHAALTVTFGGLKPVHALGQCGRVELVDIGLDLPQSDLLGVEVSDVRARWPRPGPKDDKYTQGVTGILAGSSTYPGAAILCTGAAVAATSGMVRYAGSAAAEVVSHWPEVVAAPTAAAAGRVQAWVVGPGLGTDEAGAAALCFALDTDLPVIVDADGLTLLAAHPDLVADRRAPTVLTPHAGEFARLAGSPPGEDRLASARRLAEQFGATVLLKGNVTVIAEPQGPVYLNPAGAAWAATAGSGDVLSGMIGALLAAGLPTGEAAAMAAFVHARAANLSAADPGPRPAPTSASHILAHIRTALGSI; this is translated from the coding sequence ATGCGGCACTACTACAGCGCGGAGGCGATCCGCGACGCGGAAGCACCGTTGCTGCAGCGCCTGCCCGACGGCGCGCTCATGCGCCGTGCGGCGTTCGGGCTGGCGACGGCGATCGCCCGTGAGCTCACCGCACGCACCGGTGGGGTGGCCGGCCGCACGGTCTGCGCGGTCGTCGGCTCGGGGGACAACGGCGGCGACGCCCTGTGGGCCGCGACCTTCCTGCGCAGGCGCGGTGCGTCGGCCACCGCGGTGCTGCTCGATCCCCACCGCGCCCACCCGAAGGCGCTCGCCGCCTTCCGGGCGACCGGTGGACGGGTCGTCCAAAAGGTGCCCGACGCAACGGATCTGGTGATCGACGGCATCGTCGGTATCTCGGGTTCCGGTGCGCTGCGACCGGCCGCGGCCGAAGTGTTCGCCGCCGTCGAGGATGCGGGGATCCCGGTGGTGGCCGTCGACATCCCCAGCGGCATCGACGTGCAGACCGGCGCCGCCGACGGCCCGCACGTGCACGCCGCACTGACCGTGACGTTCGGCGGTTTGAAACCGGTACACGCGCTGGGGCAGTGCGGCCGCGTCGAACTCGTCGACATCGGTCTGGACCTGCCGCAGTCGGATCTGCTGGGTGTCGAGGTGTCCGACGTGCGGGCCCGGTGGCCGCGGCCCGGACCGAAGGACGACAAGTACACCCAGGGCGTGACCGGAATCCTGGCCGGATCGTCGACCTATCCTGGAGCGGCGATCCTGTGCACGGGAGCGGCGGTCGCGGCGACCAGCGGTATGGTGCGCTACGCGGGAAGTGCTGCGGCCGAAGTGGTTTCACACTGGCCGGAGGTCGTCGCCGCACCGACCGCCGCGGCGGCGGGCCGGGTGCAGGCGTGGGTGGTCGGCCCGGGCCTCGGCACCGACGAGGCAGGGGCCGCGGCGCTGTGTTTCGCGCTGGACACCGACCTGCCGGTGATCGTCGACGCCGACGGGCTCACCCTGCTGGCCGCCCACCCGGACCTGGTCGCCGACCGTCGCGCGCCGACGGTGCTGACCCCGCACGCGGGGGAGTTCGCCCGGCTGGCCGGGTCCCCGCCCGGGGAGGACCGGCTCGCCTCGGCCCGCCGGCTGGCCGAGCAGTTCGGGGCCACCGTGCTGCTGAAGGGCAACGTCACCGTCATCGCCGAACCGCAGGGCCCGGTCTATCTGAATCCGGCGGGGGCGGCGTGGGCGGCCACCGCCGGGTCCGGCGATGTGCTGTCCGGGATGATCGGCGCGCTGCTGGCCGCAGGTCTGCCCACCGGTGAGGCCGCCGCGATGGCGGCGTTCGTCCACGCGCGCGCGGCGAACCTGTCCGCCGCCGATCCGGGTCCGCGCCCGGCGCCGACGTCGGCGTCGCACATCCTCGCCCACATCCGTACCGCACTCGGCAGTATCTGA
- a CDS encoding glutamate decarboxylase, producing MSRMHGRAPQISPAYTGRLAMAPVPSLRLPDEAMDPQAAYRFIHDELMLDGSSRLNLATFVTTWMDPEAEKLMAETFDKNMIDKDEYPATAAIEQRCVCMVADLFHAEDLRDDDPSSAIGVSTIGSSEAVMLAGLALKWRWRQRVGGDGWKGRTPNLVMGSNVQVVWEKFCRYFDVEPRYLPMEEGRYVITPEQVLEHVDEDTIGVVAILGTTYTGELEPIAEICAALDTLAADGGVDVPVHVDAASGGFVVPFIHPDLVWDFRLPRVVSINVSGHKYGLTYPGIGFVVWRNAEQLPEELVFRVNYLGGDMPTFTLNFSRPGNQVVGQYYNFLRLGRGGYAQVMQSLSQTARWLGDELRDSEHFELISDGSAIPVVSFRLKGDPGYTEFDISQTLRSYGWQVPAYTMPEGAEDVTVLRVVVREGFSADLARSLRDDMVTVLNHLDELKPGGHFDEVQPFAH from the coding sequence ATGTCGCGCATGCATGGTCGCGCCCCGCAGATCTCGCCCGCCTACACCGGCCGGCTGGCGATGGCGCCGGTGCCGTCGCTGCGGTTGCCCGACGAGGCGATGGATCCCCAGGCGGCCTACCGGTTCATTCACGACGAGCTGATGCTCGACGGCAGCTCCCGGCTCAACCTCGCGACGTTCGTGACGACGTGGATGGACCCCGAGGCCGAGAAGCTGATGGCCGAGACGTTCGACAAGAACATGATCGACAAGGACGAGTATCCGGCGACGGCGGCCATCGAGCAGCGCTGTGTCTGCATGGTGGCCGACCTCTTCCACGCCGAGGACCTGCGCGACGACGACCCGTCCAGTGCGATCGGCGTCTCGACGATCGGGTCGAGCGAGGCCGTCATGCTCGCGGGCCTGGCGCTGAAGTGGCGGTGGCGCCAACGTGTCGGCGGCGACGGGTGGAAGGGGCGCACCCCGAACCTGGTGATGGGCTCGAACGTGCAGGTGGTGTGGGAGAAGTTCTGTCGCTACTTCGACGTCGAACCGCGCTATCTGCCGATGGAGGAGGGCCGCTACGTCATCACCCCGGAGCAGGTGCTCGAACACGTCGACGAGGACACGATCGGCGTGGTGGCGATTCTGGGCACCACCTACACCGGTGAGTTGGAGCCGATCGCCGAGATCTGCGCCGCCCTCGACACACTGGCCGCCGACGGTGGTGTCGATGTACCGGTGCACGTGGACGCGGCCAGCGGTGGGTTCGTGGTGCCGTTCATCCATCCGGATCTGGTGTGGGACTTCCGGTTGCCGCGCGTGGTGTCCATCAACGTCAGCGGGCACAAGTACGGGTTGACCTATCCGGGCATCGGTTTCGTGGTGTGGCGCAACGCCGAGCAGCTGCCGGAGGAACTGGTGTTCCGGGTGAACTATCTGGGCGGTGACATGCCGACCTTCACGCTCAACTTCTCGCGGCCGGGCAATCAGGTGGTGGGCCAGTACTACAACTTCCTGAGACTGGGCCGCGGCGGATACGCCCAGGTCATGCAGTCGCTGTCGCAGACGGCGCGATGGCTCGGCGACGAACTGCGCGACAGCGAGCACTTCGAGCTGATCAGCGACGGCTCGGCGATCCCCGTCGTCAGTTTCCGACTCAAGGGTGATCCCGGATACACCGAATTCGACATCTCGCAGACGCTGCGCTCCTACGGCTGGCAGGTGCCCGCGTACACGATGCCGGAGGGTGCCGAGGACGTCACCGTGTTGCGCGTGGTGGTGCGGGAAGGGTTCTCCGCCGACCTGGCCCGCTCGCTGCGCGACGACATGGTCACCGTGCTCAACCACCTCGACGAGCTCAAGCCTGGCGGTCACTTCGACGAGGTCCAGCCCTTCGCCCACTAG
- the alr gene encoding alanine racemase has product MTMQTTETPTAQAVIDLDAITHNVGVLRERAGAAQVMPVLKADGYGHGATEVARTVLAAGVTELGVATIGEALALRGDGIGAPVLAWLHAPGTDFAPALAADVQLAVSSVRQLDEVLDAVRRTGRTADLTVKVDTGLSRNGVSPAEYPALLERLGRAIAEDAVRVHGIMSHLACGDEPDNPTNDRQARRLTDMRRQAVDAGVRFEVAHLSNSPAAMTRPDLAFDMVRPGIAVYGQTPIPAHGDMGLRPAMTLRCPVTQVRSIHAGDGVSYGHTWIAQRDTTVALLPIGYADGVYRTLSGRLQVLINGRLRPGVGRICMDQFVVDLGPGAVDVTEGDEAVLFGPGTRGEPTAQDWADLVGTINYEIVTSPRGRVVRTYRQESR; this is encoded by the coding sequence ATGACCATGCAGACAACCGAGACCCCCACCGCACAGGCGGTCATCGACCTCGACGCGATCACGCACAACGTCGGCGTTCTGCGTGAACGCGCGGGTGCCGCCCAGGTGATGCCGGTCCTCAAGGCCGACGGCTACGGGCACGGCGCCACCGAGGTGGCCAGGACGGTGCTCGCCGCGGGGGTCACCGAACTGGGCGTCGCCACCATCGGCGAGGCGCTCGCGCTGCGCGGTGACGGCATCGGCGCACCGGTGCTCGCCTGGTTGCACGCCCCGGGGACCGACTTCGCCCCGGCCCTGGCCGCCGACGTGCAGCTTGCGGTGTCGTCGGTGCGCCAACTCGACGAGGTGCTCGACGCCGTGCGCCGGACCGGCCGGACGGCCGACCTGACCGTCAAGGTCGACACGGGGCTGAGCCGCAACGGGGTCAGCCCCGCCGAGTACCCGGCACTCCTCGAGCGCCTCGGTCGCGCCATCGCCGAAGACGCGGTGCGGGTGCACGGCATCATGAGCCATCTGGCGTGCGGCGACGAACCGGACAATCCGACCAACGACCGGCAGGCGCGGCGGTTGACCGATATGCGTCGCCAGGCCGTCGACGCCGGCGTGCGCTTCGAGGTGGCGCACCTGTCCAATTCGCCCGCGGCGATGACCCGGCCCGACCTGGCCTTCGACATGGTCAGGCCGGGGATCGCCGTCTACGGCCAGACGCCGATCCCCGCGCACGGCGATATGGGCCTGCGTCCGGCGATGACTCTGAGATGTCCGGTGACGCAAGTGCGTTCGATACATGCCGGCGACGGGGTCTCCTACGGGCACACCTGGATCGCCCAGCGGGACACCACGGTGGCGCTGCTGCCGATCGGATACGCCGACGGGGTCTACCGCACCCTCAGCGGCCGGTTGCAGGTGTTGATCAACGGCCGGTTGCGCCCCGGTGTCGGCCGGATCTGCATGGACCAGTTCGTCGTCGACCTCGGACCCGGAGCCGTCGACGTCACGGAGGGTGACGAGGCCGTCCTCTTCGGCCCGGGCACCCGGGGGGAGCCCACCGCCCAGGACTGGGCCGACCTGGTCGGCACGATCAACTACGAGATCGTCACCAGCCCCCGCGGCCGGGTGGTCCGGACCTATCGGCAGGAAAGCCGTTGA